TCACCCGGGTCTTGAGCTCCGAGCGCACGCCCTTGTTGCGCAGGCGCCGGACCTCGTTCTGGCGGTTCCGCTTGATCTGAGACTTGATATTGGCCATAGGAGAACCGGCGGAGGCTAGCAGTCCGGACGGGCCCTCCGGTCCGCGAGAATGGGCCACTTGTCCACGGGCAACATCCGCAACCTCTCGATCATCGCCCACATCGACCACGGGAAGTCGACCCTGTCGGACCGCGTCCTCGAGCTCACCGGGGCCGTCGACCCCCGGGAGATGCGGGACCAGTACCTCGACTCGATGGATCTGGAGCGGGAGCGGGGCATCACCATCAAGGCCCAGAACGTCCGGGTCACCTGGAAGGGCCACGTCATCCACCTGATCGACACCCCGGGCCACGTCGACTTCGGCTACGAGGTCAGCCGGAGCCTGGCGGCGTGCGAGGGGGTCGTCCTGCTCGTCGACGCCTCCCAGGGGATCGAGGCCCAGACCCTCGCCAACAGCTATCTCGCCGTCGAGCACGACCTCGAGATCGTGGCCGCCCTCAACAAGATCGACCTGCCGGCCGCCGACCCCGAGCGCCACGCCGCCGAGATCGAGAAGGTGCTCGGCATCCCGGCTTCGGGGATCCTGCGGATCTCGGCCAAGACCGGCGCGGGCGTGCCCGAGCTGCTCGACGCCATCGTGGAGCGCATCCCGCCCCCGCGCGGAGACGCCGACGCCCGGCTCCGCGGGCTGATCTTCGACTCCTACTACGACCAGTACCGCGGCGTGGTCAGCGCCGTACGGGTCATGGACGGCACCCTCCACGCCGGCTCCCGCCTGCGGTTCATGCAGGCGGGGTCCGCCCACGACGTCGAGGAGCTGGGGGTGCGCACTCCCGCTCCCGTCCCGGTGGCGTCGCTCGGCCCGGGC
The genomic region above belongs to Acidimicrobiales bacterium and contains:
- the lepA gene encoding translation elongation factor 4; protein product: MSTGNIRNLSIIAHIDHGKSTLSDRVLELTGAVDPREMRDQYLDSMDLERERGITIKAQNVRVTWKGHVIHLIDTPGHVDFGYEVSRSLAACEGVVLLVDASQGIEAQTLANSYLAVEHDLEIVAALNKIDLPAADPERHAAEIEKVLGIPASGILRISAKTGAGVPELLDAIVERIPPPRGDADARLRGLIFDSYYDQYRGVVSAVRVMDGTLHAGSRLRFMQAGSAHDVEELGVRTPAPVPVASLGPGEVGYLIAGIKDVGEARSGETVTNLAHPAAAPLAGYQDPKPMVFCGLYPVEGDQFSDLREALEKLRLNDSSFTYEPETSGALGFGFRCGFLGLLHMEIIRERLEREYDLTLVATAPNVEYRVRLTDGAVDVVDNPSAMPPAPRIEAIEEPFVKITMLTPSEYIGTLMELAQGRRGELQRMDYLSEDRVEIIYDIPLAEIVMDF